The Haloterrigena turkmenica DSM 5511 genome includes the window CGAACTCGGTCGGCGACGGCGACTCGGGGGGCGTCGCGTAGTTATCGAACCCGAACCCGTCGACAGCCGGATCGAACGCGACCGCGTCGGCGTCCGAATCGGACTCGGAATCCGACGCGAACGGACCGAACTCTCGCGTTGCGATCGACAGCGCGCCCGCGCCGGTCGAAAGCGAGAGCGCACCGAGCAGTCGACGACGGGTCAGTCGAGGCATGGATATGGGTTGAGTACGGGATGTCCGCAGTGGCGACTACACGGCTCGAGCGGCGGGATCCGGCGGCTAATCGACGCGTCCAACTCCGCAGTTCCGTAAGGACGGTCGCACTTCCTCCGGTTCGGTCTGTCGCCGATCGACGATATATTCACAGGGCTTGCAACTGCCACGCCGTCGCCGGCTTCGCCCCGTTCGAACGCGTTCACTTTCACCCCGCTGTCCAAACCCTCTTACATACCGGCCCCGGAGACGACGGTAATGAGCGGGAACGACGGCCTCAAGTTGCCGGTCGACGACGACGCCCTCCCCTTCGATCCCGACGCCGTCGCGATCGAGGACCGCGACGTCTTCGACCTCCTCGAGCCGGCGGTCCAGGAGTGGTGGCTCGAGGAGTTCGGCGAGTACGTTCCCGAGAACGAGGGCTTCTTCACGCCGCCACAGCAGGGGGCGATCCCGAAGATTCACGAGGGGACGAATACGCTGGTCTGTGCGCCGACGGGGTCAGGCAAGACGTTAAGTTCTTTTTGTGCGATTATCGACGAACTCTACCGGCGTGATCGGGACGCCGACGACGGCCTCGAGAACTCCGTCTACTGTCTCTACGTCTCGCCGCTGAAATCCCTGGCCAACGACATCCACCGCAATCTCGAGGTGCCCCTCGAGGGGATCGAATCCGTCGTCGCGGAACGGGACGACGGGGCGGAGATGGGCGAGATCCGCCACGCGATCCGCCACGGCGACACCTCCTCGAGCGACCGCCAGAAGATGCTCGAGGAAACACCCCACATCCTCAACACGACCCCCGAGACGCTCGCGATACTGCTCAACTCGCCCAAATTCCGCGAGAAACTGCGGACCGTCGAGTACGTCATCGTCGACGAGATTCACTCGCTGGCCGCGGGCAAGCGCGGGACCCACCTGTCGGTGAGCCTCGAGCGACTCGAGGCGATGGTTGATCACGAGATCACCAGGATCGGCTGCTCGGCGACGATCGAGCCGCTCGAGGGGGTCGCGGAGTTTCTGGTCGGCCGAGACGAGCCCGGCGGCGACTCCCGTCCGTACGAGATCGTCGACGCCCGCTTCGCCCGCGAGTTCGACATCGAACTCGAGTGCCCGACCGACGACCTGATCCACACGCCCCGCGAGGTCGTCCAGGAGCGGTTCTACCGGATGCTCCACGAGCACATTCAGGAGCACACGAACACGCTCGTCTTCACCAACACCCGATCCGGCGCCGAACGGGTGTTGCACAACCTGCGCGAGGAGTTCGACGCTTACGACGAGGAGAACTCGGGCTGTCACCACGGCAGCCTCTCGAAGGACGTCCGCCACGATATCGAGGCGCGGCTGAAGGAGGGGAGCCTCGACGTGGTGACCTCCTCGACCTCACTGGAGCTGGGGATCGACATGCCCCACGTCGATCTCGTCGTACAGGTCGGCTCGCCCAAGTCCGTCGCCGCCCTGCTCCAGCGGGTCGGCCGCGCGGGCCACCGCGTCGGCCAGACGGTGACGGGACGGGTCATCGCTCTGGACCGAGACGAACTCCTCGAGTGCGCCGTGATGCTCAAGAAGGCCGATGACGGGTTCGTCGACTCCGTCTCGATCCCCGAGAACGCCCAGGACGTCGCCGCCCAGCACATCTACGGGATGGCCATTGCGGAGATCCGTCCCGAGAGCGAGGTGGTCGGCATTCTCCGGCGAGCCTACCCATACCGCAACTACAGCGACGTGGAGTGGGAATCGCTCGCGCGATACCTCACCGCGGACTACGCGGGGCTCGAGGACAAGAACGTCTACGCGAAGATCTGGCGCGACGAGAACGATCCGCCGAGCGGCGAGCACCACCACGAGGAGTACCCCGTCGGCCAGCCGCTGATCGGCAAGCGCGGCCGGCTGGCTCGTGTCATCTACATGACCAACATCGGGACGATCCCCGACTCCTTCACCTGCGACGTCAAGACCCGCGCCGGCGACGAGTGGGTCGGACAGTTAGACGAGAACTACCTCGACACGCTCGAGAAGGGGGACGTCTTCGTCCTCGGCGGCGACCACTTCGAGTACCGGTACCGACGAGGCTCGAAGGTTTACGTCGACCGCACGAGCGCGCGGCCGACCGTCCCCTCGTGGTACTCCGAGCGGCTGCCGCTCTCCTCCGACCTCGGGCGAGAGATCCTCGCGTTCCAGGGGGAACTCCTCGAGCGCTACGACGCGGGCGGTCCGCCACGGGTCCGCGCGTGGCTTCGGGAGTTCCCGCTGGACGACGACAGCGTGCGCGCGATCGCGCGCCTGTTCGAACACCAGCTCCGCTATGCGGGGAGCGAGAGCGTCAGCACGACCGACCGCCTCGCGATCGAGGTGGTCCGGGACCGCGACGAGTACGAGCGCCACTACTACGTCCACTCCGCCTACGGCCGGAAGGTAAACGACGGCTTCTCCCGGCTGCTGGCCTACCGGTGCGCCCAGGAGGCCACCGCCAACGTTCGCGTCGCCGTCGCCGACAACGGGTTCGTCCTCTCGATGCCGCTGAATCGGAAGGTCGACGTCGAAGGGATCCTCGAGGACCTCGAGGCCGACGACGTGCGCGAGGATCTCCGGAGCGCGCTCTCGGGCACCGACCTCCTCCAGCGATACTTCCGGATCAACGCGACCCGGTCGCTGATGATCTTGAAGCGCTACAAGGGCTACGAGAAGTCCGCCAGCGAACAGCAGGTCTCGAGCGAGATGCTGCTGGGCTTCGCCGAGGACCTCGAGGACTTTGCGGTCATCGAAGAGACCTACCGCGAAATCCTCGAAGACAAGCTCAACGTCGCGGAACTCGAGGAAATCGTCGGCGACATCGCGGCCTGCGAGATCGCGGTCGAGCGCACGCTGCTCGACTCGCCGACGCCGCGAGCGTTCGGGCTGGCGACGCTGTCGGCCAGCGACGTCGTTCTCGCCGAAGACGAAAGCGCCGCCCTGCAGGCGTTTCACGAGCACGTCCTCGAGGAGATCGGCGAGGAGGCGCTTCGCGGACTCTCCACGGACTAGACGCTCGAGCGCGTCAGTTGTTTCGCACTCTATCGGAATCGTCGACTCTCGTCACGTATCCGGAGCGATATGCTCGGTCGAACTGATCGTCTATCGGTCGTCTCCCTTTGATATGAGTGTCCATCAACACACACCCTATGACAACCATCAAATACTCATCTATAGCTTAATACAAACATGTAATAATAGTTCCACTTTGGACATATATAGTGAATCCCACAATAGAGAGCACGTAAGCTCCGATAATTCCAGATTAGGAGGTTTATCCAACGTCGTCTTCCCCAGAAGTGGTCGGAGGGAATAAGTGCCCTAAAACAGCCCAAATGCCACTCTAGCGCCGCTATGAGAATTGAGGGAAAATATGCCCAGAAATACCAGGAATGTGATCGTAGCGACCTATCATAATATCTTCGATAATTATATCTGGCGAGTAGATCGTCGATAGCCGGTACCGGTGTTCGATCGAATTCGTCTTTCGTGGGAAAATACATATGTTGTCCTCACGTCGCTTGTGGTATGGGTTCTCCCACCGTACTCGAGGAGTCGCTTGCGATCGACACGCACGCTCACCAGCCGACCAGCGAGTTCCTCCACGACGCGGGGGGACAGATGATGCGGGACGCAGCCGATCGGTTCGGCGCCGACCTCGAGCCGGACACGTACGAAAACATGATCGAGGAGTATCGAGAGGCCGGGGTCGGCCGGGCCGTGTTGCTCGGCTGGGACGCGGAAACGAACACGGGCAATCCGCCCGTGCCGAACGACTACGTCGCCGAGGTCCGCG containing:
- a CDS encoding ATP-dependent helicase, encoding MSGNDGLKLPVDDDALPFDPDAVAIEDRDVFDLLEPAVQEWWLEEFGEYVPENEGFFTPPQQGAIPKIHEGTNTLVCAPTGSGKTLSSFCAIIDELYRRDRDADDGLENSVYCLYVSPLKSLANDIHRNLEVPLEGIESVVAERDDGAEMGEIRHAIRHGDTSSSDRQKMLEETPHILNTTPETLAILLNSPKFREKLRTVEYVIVDEIHSLAAGKRGTHLSVSLERLEAMVDHEITRIGCSATIEPLEGVAEFLVGRDEPGGDSRPYEIVDARFAREFDIELECPTDDLIHTPREVVQERFYRMLHEHIQEHTNTLVFTNTRSGAERVLHNLREEFDAYDEENSGCHHGSLSKDVRHDIEARLKEGSLDVVTSSTSLELGIDMPHVDLVVQVGSPKSVAALLQRVGRAGHRVGQTVTGRVIALDRDELLECAVMLKKADDGFVDSVSIPENAQDVAAQHIYGMAIAEIRPESEVVGILRRAYPYRNYSDVEWESLARYLTADYAGLEDKNVYAKIWRDENDPPSGEHHHEEYPVGQPLIGKRGRLARVIYMTNIGTIPDSFTCDVKTRAGDEWVGQLDENYLDTLEKGDVFVLGGDHFEYRYRRGSKVYVDRTSARPTVPSWYSERLPLSSDLGREILAFQGELLERYDAGGPPRVRAWLREFPLDDDSVRAIARLFEHQLRYAGSESVSTTDRLAIEVVRDRDEYERHYYVHSAYGRKVNDGFSRLLAYRCAQEATANVRVAVADNGFVLSMPLNRKVDVEGILEDLEADDVREDLRSALSGTDLLQRYFRINATRSLMILKRYKGYEKSASEQQVSSEMLLGFAEDLEDFAVIEETYREILEDKLNVAELEEIVGDIAACEIAVERTLLDSPTPRAFGLATLSASDVVLAEDESAALQAFHEHVLEEIGEEALRGLSTD